Genomic window (Chloroflexota bacterium):
CGTCATGCTGCACTCGGAGGCCATCAGCAAGGACATCTTCTCCCTGCTGGTGCTGGTCATGCTGGCCTACATCTTGCTGACGCCCATGGGGATCGGCTTCGCGCTGCGGCGGATGGCGCGCTCGACGGGCAAGATCTCGCCCGACCGGCTCCCGCCGTCGTTCGAGCGCTTCGTGCTGGACGAGATCCGGGTGCGCGACCTCCTGGACCCATATCGCCCTCATCCGGAGGCATCGCAGACAGTCAAGTCCTTTGCGGAGGACTGGCTGCTGCAGGACCAGCACGACTATGTCGTGATCGACCACGACAAGCTGGCCGGCATCGTGTCGGTGAGCATGCTCCGGTACCTGCCCCACAGCGAGTGGGACCACACGCCGCTGAGCCAGATGCTTCGACAGCAGACGCCGACCGCCTATACCGACGACTACCTAGAGGATGCCCTGCAGCGCATGTCGGAGAACGCCCTCTCCGTCCTCCCCGTCGTCGACTCCGACACCGGGGCGTTGAAGGGCTCCATCTCCAGTCACGAAATCCTGGAGATGCTGGTCTTCAGCGCGAGGGGGGAGTAGCCCTTAACTCCCCCTCACGGCATTCGCCATGCCTGAGTTGGAGGCATCATTAGTGTAATGGGGGATCAGGGATGACCGATGGGGGAACCCACCCAATTGACGGAAGGCCCCTAGTACACGCGGAGACGCGGGCGGAATGGCGCACGTGGCTGGAGGAGAACCACGACGACGCGAATGGCGTCTGGCTTGTTTCGTGGAAGAAAGCAGCCGGAAGGCCCTTCATCCCGTACCCGGATTCGGTGGATGAAGCGCTCTGCTTTGGCTGGGTGGACTCCAGGCCGAACAGGCTGGACGACGAGCGCGCCATGCGGCTCTTCACGCCCAGGAACGTCAAGAGTCCGTGGTCGCGCATCAACAAGGGGAAGGTGGAGCGGTTGACGGCGGAGGGCCGGATGGCGCCGGCGGGACTCAGGGCGGTGGAAGCGGCGAAGGAGAACGGCGCGTGGGACATCTATGACGAGGTAGAAGACCTCGTCATCCCGCATGACCTAGCTTCCGCACTGGCTGAGGATCCGGAGGCTGACGCCTGCTTTCAGCGATTCCCGGGATCGTCCAGGAAGAACATCCTGTGGTGGATCAAGTCGGCGAGGAAGCCGGAGACGCGGTCACAGCGAGTGTCGGAGACTGTTCGGCTCGCGAGGGAGAACCGCATGGCGAATCATCCCGTCGGCCGGGACGCCGGCCCAA
Coding sequences:
- a CDS encoding YdeI/OmpD-associated family protein, which produces MTDGGTHPIDGRPLVHAETRAEWRTWLEENHDDANGVWLVSWKKAAGRPFIPYPDSVDEALCFGWVDSRPNRLDDERAMRLFTPRNVKSPWSRINKGKVERLTAEGRMAPAGLRAVEAAKENGAWDIYDEVEDLVIPHDLASALAEDPEADACFQRFPGSSRKNILWWIKSARKPETRSQRVSETVRLARENRMANHPVGRDAGPTRR